From the Mahella australiensis 50-1 BON genome, the window TGTCAATAAATATCTTTTACCATGTATATCCTTCATAAGTTTCCCTCCCGGCAAACAACCATCGGCTAAATGGCCATCAAAGCCGAAGATGCGTTTTCGTTAGTAGAAAAATCCATTATCTGTACGCCGCATTCCTTAAGATATGCCAATGCATTGGCCTGTTCATTATCATGTTTATCGCCGAAATATACACATCTTATCTCATATCCCATATCTTTCAGGGATACCATGGCAGACAACGTATCGCTGGCTAAAAGCGGCACCAAAACCAATACCGCGGTACCCCATGGCATTGCCGCCATATCTTTCAACAGCACGTCCGACAATGGCCTTTCACCCTGCATTTTTGTCATTATTATAGAATCCATAAACGCCGTGAATGTCGAAAGATTATTACCCCATAACATTACATGCTCGCGTTCATCATATATCAATCCCGTATGCATTTCGCTGTTGAGGCAGTAATATAATATGGACGCCGCGCATTCAGCCATCCGTTCGCTTAATTCCGCAGTATTGCTTTCAAAATCAGGCTTATAGGTATCAATAATCACGCATACCTGCGTATTGGAATTAAATACAAAGTCTTTTACCAGTAATTCATCGCGTTTAGCAGACAGTTTCCAATGCACGCGTTTTATGCTATCCCCGTCCCTGTATTGACGTATACCGCCTATGTCAGCGAAATCCTCCATAATACGGTGCTTACCGGATATATTGCCCATTTGCTGATAAGACGATAACGATAAGCGATTCAAATTATACCATTTAGGATACACGCGGAGTATCAAATGAGAAGCCAATCGTTTATTTACAGCAAATATGCCAAAAGCGTCCTCTACCCTTAACGTTATGGAATCCATGTCATAAAAGCCGTAATGGCCACATTGCAGTATATCTTCGAAAGACACCTCATGCCTTGGACCCAAACTTATATGGCGCGAGATATGCTTCTGAGCTAACATATCAGATAATAAATCCGCACCTATGGCAACATAAGGTATCGGCAAAAAACTGGGATTCTCTATATCCATACTTATTTGAATGCTATCTCCCACAACAACGCTTTGCTTATCAACTTTTATACTCGTATACAATATATTGACCGAAATAATGGCCCATAAAAACGAAAACAGCATTGAAAACCCATATATATACAATATCATATACGGCAGGCTTCCGCCTGTAAACAATGCTACAAAAAACAGGATGAGCAAAAACGAAACTGCTATTATAGCCTTAATACCAGTTGGTTTTATGCTAAAACTCTTATCACGCATAATTCCTCACCGCAGGAACATTCAAATTAGCCAGTACATCTCGCACAGCATCTTCAGCCGTTTTATTCTGCAATCGATATTCCGGCCTGACTATTATGCGGTGGGCTAAGACAGGTACCGCTACATTTTTTATGTCATCAGGCAATACATATTCCCTGCCACGAATGAAAGCCAACGCTTGAGACGCTTTTAACAACACCAAAGATGCTCTCGGGCTCGCACCCAAATAAATGTCTTTGCTATTGCGCGTGCGATTGGCTATATTCACAATATAATTATACAGGCTATCGTCCACATACACCTGCGATACCGCCTCCTGCATCTGAATAACATCATTGCCATGGAGCACCGGTTCTAAGTGGTCGACTATATTATCGTTTTTATAACTCTGCAATATCGCCTTTTCATGGACAGGCTGTGGATAACCCATATTTATGCGAACGGTGAAACGATCCAATTGAGCCTCGGGCAACGGAAATGTTCCCTCGTATTCTATAGGATTTTGCGTCGCTAATACCATGAACGGTTCACTCACATTATAAGTCATGCCGTCTACCGTAATCTGCCTTTCGCCCATAACTTCCAATAAACTGGATTGCGTTTTAGGCGACGCTCTGTTTATTTCATCAGCTAATATTATATTGCTGAAGATCGGACCTTTTTTAAATTCAAAGCGCTGGTCCTTCTGATTATAAATAGATATACCGATTATATCTGAGGGCAATAAATCCGTGGTAAACTGTATTCGGCTGAAACTACATTGTATAGACCTAGCAAGAGCTTTAACCAATGTTGTCTTACCTACACCGGGCACATCTTCTATCAACGCATGCCCTCTGCATAACAATGCTACCAAGACGAGTTCTACTGCATCAGATTTGCCTATTAAAGCCTTTTCTATATTGTCCTTAAGTACTTTTGCCGATTGATGGAGATCCAAATATACCACCGCCATATAAATATTTGTTTATACGTTTATTTTATATTTAGCCGCAAAATTTGTCAATATATATTATTTTTTCAGCCTGTCGACATATCTGGCCGCTGCCAGAGCCGCCACAGTACCCTCGCCTACAGCTTTGGCCACTTGGTACGGCCAACCAGTGCAATCGCCCGCCGCATATACACCTGGTATATTGGTCTCCATGTCCCTATCCACTTTTATCAGCCCTTTATCCATCTCCAGACCGGGTATAAGCTGCTCCAAAGGCGTAACCTTCTTTAATACAAACACGCCGTCCACCGGCAATGCGGAATTTTTAAGCTTTAATACGCGCACCGCTTCATCGCCTTCTATAGCTATAGGCTTATCATTTATAACCTCAACCCCTTGCTTTACCTCCACAGGCTGATTATACAGTGGTATATAATAAACCTTTTGGCATATGCCGGCCAGATAATCAGCTTCTTCCTGTCCACTGACTTCTTCCGATATTATGGCTACCGTCTTGCCTTTATATAGAGGTCCGTCACAGGTAGCACAATAGCCCACTCCTTTACCCAAAAACTCCTGTTCACCTGGCATAAAACGCGTCTTGGGAATGCCTATGGCCAATATTACCGATCGGCTCTCATAAAATATATTGTTTGCATTTATCATAAAACTCGTGCCCATTGGCATGACATTGGTAACTTTTTCGCGTTTTATCTCCACTGCTTCATGTTGTGCTATATGATCGCGAAAACGCCGCATCAATTCCATACCGTCAGTATTTGGAAAGCCTAGATAATTGTCTATATCAGGGGCTTTGTCCATATAAGTGGTCTCTTCCCTGCCCGCGAATACCACCGTTTGCTGATTTCGTATATCCGCATTAAGGGCCGCAGCCAAGCCTGCCGGACCTGATCCGACTATAGCTATATCGTACATTGCTCTATTTATTTCCTCCCATATCATTTATGAATTCTTGTATGCTTTGTTCCCCGCTCAGCACTGCCAATTCTATATCCACATCTTTAATCTCGCCAGGCTGTATAAACTGCAGCCTGCCATTATTGCGGGCAGCCGCTCTGCCTTCGGGTATACAGTTACCTGGTTCTAAACCTACGACATAATCCTGCTGGCCCATCATCTTCCACTCAGTAAAATACGGCAATTGATTTATATTAAATTTTATGTAAATGCCCGTATTTATTTCTTTATTTATTATACCCACAGACGTATAGCCATCAGCGTCTGCTCTTAAAGAATGGAAAAAGACCTGTTCCGCATAACCTTTGGTGGGCATCTGAAAGCTATCATATATGCCGATACCAGGTTTAGCTGCCTCATCCCTCGCTGCTACTGAAATATCATCGGCATAAAGCCTGGAATATTGGCTGACTATCGGAAATCCAAAATTCATATGATATAGCAGCATAAGCGGCGAAGGTTGATAGCCGATATTTTCCACCTGATCGTGAATATATAGTTTAGAATCTCCCAGTACAGCCTTTATCTCCCGTGTAAGCTTGAGATTTTCGTTAAATGTACAGGCCTCCACCATACTGCCTCTGAGTTTCATTATATATTGTCCACTTTGCCAATAAGCATCCATGTTTACGTGCTCGGCAGGTATATTGCCTATACGCCCATGCTGCCCCAGCATCTCACCTTGATCATCACATGGCGCGCCAGCCTGTGTAAGGCCACAAGTAGTCAGTACTCCGCCAAAAAAACTGCGTAACCACGATAGTCCCTCAGGCTCGTAATACTGTGGAGCCACAATGCCCGATTTGGATATCCATCCCAGCGGTATGCCATTATATTCCGCCCACGCTATATCCATCGCCCTGCCCGGCAGTACAGTGAATTGAAAGCCAGAACCAGTCTTAACATCCACAGCTTCCACGCCCTCAGCGCGTCCCCCGCACAATATATGCCGTTTCATACCGGCCACCTGAGACATCTGCCCTATGCTCTCAATAAGTTGTTTTTCGCTCAATTCCATGCCAAATAGATTCACTATACTTTCATCCCTTCTAGTTGTTATAAATCATTTTTTAAATATAATACGAAAGAACACCTTGATAATTTAAGAATATACCGAATCTCTATTGTTATCTTCACTTATT encodes:
- a CDS encoding DUF58 domain-containing protein, whose translation is MRDKSFSIKPTGIKAIIAVSFLLILFFVALFTGGSLPYMILYIYGFSMLFSFLWAIISVNILYTSIKVDKQSVVVGDSIQISMDIENPSFLPIPYVAIGADLLSDMLAQKHISRHISLGPRHEVSFEDILQCGHYGFYDMDSITLRVEDAFGIFAVNKRLASHLILRVYPKWYNLNRLSLSSYQQMGNISGKHRIMEDFADIGGIRQYRDGDSIKRVHWKLSAKRDELLVKDFVFNSNTQVCVIIDTYKPDFESNTAELSERMAECAASILYYCLNSEMHTGLIYDEREHVMLWGNNLSTFTAFMDSIIMTKMQGERPLSDVLLKDMAAMPWGTAVLVLVPLLASDTLSAMVSLKDMGYEIRCVYFGDKHDNEQANALAYLKECGVQIMDFSTNENASSALMAI
- a CDS encoding AAA family ATPase, with product MDLHQSAKVLKDNIEKALIGKSDAVELVLVALLCRGHALIEDVPGVGKTTLVKALARSIQCSFSRIQFTTDLLPSDIIGISIYNQKDQRFEFKKGPIFSNIILADEINRASPKTQSSLLEVMGERQITVDGMTYNVSEPFMVLATQNPIEYEGTFPLPEAQLDRFTVRINMGYPQPVHEKAILQSYKNDNIVDHLEPVLHGNDVIQMQEAVSQVYVDDSLYNYIVNIANRTRNSKDIYLGASPRASLVLLKASQALAFIRGREYVLPDDIKNVAVPVLAHRIIVRPEYRLQNKTAEDAVRDVLANLNVPAVRNYA
- a CDS encoding NAD(P)/FAD-dependent oxidoreductase, which translates into the protein MYDIAIVGSGPAGLAAALNADIRNQQTVVFAGREETTYMDKAPDIDNYLGFPNTDGMELMRRFRDHIAQHEAVEIKREKVTNVMPMGTSFMINANNIFYESRSVILAIGIPKTRFMPGEQEFLGKGVGYCATCDGPLYKGKTVAIISEEVSGQEEADYLAGICQKVYYIPLYNQPVEVKQGVEVINDKPIAIEGDEAVRVLKLKNSALPVDGVFVLKKVTPLEQLIPGLEMDKGLIKVDRDMETNIPGVYAAGDCTGWPYQVAKAVGEGTVAALAAARYVDRLKK
- a CDS encoding aldose 1-epimerase family protein — protein: MNLFGMELSEKQLIESIGQMSQVAGMKRHILCGGRAEGVEAVDVKTGSGFQFTVLPGRAMDIAWAEYNGIPLGWISKSGIVAPQYYEPEGLSWLRSFFGGVLTTCGLTQAGAPCDDQGEMLGQHGRIGNIPAEHVNMDAYWQSGQYIMKLRGSMVEACTFNENLKLTREIKAVLGDSKLYIHDQVENIGYQPSPLMLLYHMNFGFPIVSQYSRLYADDISVAARDEAAKPGIGIYDSFQMPTKGYAEQVFFHSLRADADGYTSVGIINKEINTGIYIKFNINQLPYFTEWKMMGQQDYVVGLEPGNCIPEGRAAARNNGRLQFIQPGEIKDVDIELAVLSGEQSIQEFINDMGGNK